The Ignavibacteriota bacterium genome contains a region encoding:
- a CDS encoding T9SS type A sorting domain-containing protein yields the protein MKNKNKFLQWMNARLLFGSLQCCLGFFLVLTFLFPRNSTAQLCDPKFSVSNPTISNGGASKMLNDDYQLALTIGQFVTDTARNGTSKSIAYGFWGTMRTEPQPPNIRASDGDFVDHVEVLFEIVRDPIGPPVTGETMNLYRNNVFLATLPVTQTGYSDYNTQPGYLYNYELVVTNRYGASRRGSDVGFVNPNGIVTGRIQTSILKPVDEVEVRLSPTLGSSLGFNGTSDRIVLTDSAYNNLSSGTIELWVYLGEYQSGTLIAKQHKGGAASGVLSIGSYADVNGQLQSGNEGFLYFHGHNGVPAAATVSNLKLNKWTHIAVTFSTTECRFYINGGLNNVVSGNYSIPDDVQPLDQTIVRTNIGNWEGKNNYFKGYMDDFRIWNTIRPQKTIQQNMKRTMGGDEGGLVAYWKFDEGAGTKAYDLSVNRNKGEICGGTFSSLFKAPIYTSALSDTNGNYSIKGINYGNGTTFSAIPSKETIIGRALDLDGVDDELSAPPVGDTGFSRGTIEAWIYLNSNDDEPIINLRVDDAVTKGIFSVVNGKLQFTSQAGTTAENAATFTMQEWHHVAVTFDENGVQFYVDGETGSTVSGNFSIDGSKDLGTFTRIASLGTRFFNGRMDELRVWNVVRTQQQIQANMNAPIEGQLAELIAYWKLNEGGGNTASDESFNTYTAIIENADSTVWTDEIPIEEKFAHTFAPESRSVALSPSSSLVNGIDFTDNSTLSFTGFVKYEGTNCFAEGVEILMDGISTSPQTFTGKDGKFIIEFEPGSTHKIYPRYKEHNFLPAFLEVKNIKQPIFYTRPFLNLEKRTIEGFVAGGTCKLPIGVSEVEIVSVNGCINAVVQTDPLSGYYVAGNLPPINYNVFVHHPNPAIAFDGEQVSVVDSNMAHDFIYRAPLEVRIENIPTNNCGMKAIDEGKKKLVTYKVFETYVNGAEINECPLASGLVIVIDNLGNILRTDTLEIVAGIAKDTIKGGTPNILSGGDHPYQKNLQVIAIDELNRQVSSEEWLYVFGDKARPNFFTTKTPQIPLWILHDPPGDESYSFLTQDQTMTSSISFSAGREELNGGYASVHLGPKITTSIGFIAETELEVQVIADFNTTISNSIRQTSSTEQTWTMTTSQTFSTSDNDAIVGGGGDVFVGGAMNMLYGIADILSLDSLCQPVLTSDAIFIPQDFATTYIYTESHILNTVIPSLYFLGDTTSARMWEKVLQNNNNAKAQAQFIRNISFSAGAPYDNSEMTERSITQTLEMEMNFNEEYAVALGFKINEVGVEGGYNCAIQTTTGSSQSSSQSNVQTTGYHLGDDDAGDYFTVNVKKDPIYGTPVFQAVSGASSCPWEENTVPREGVAINVSPNMQINVPPDEPAVFTLSLGNTSPTGEDATYNIKVVQASNPDGAVIAVNGVIIEDFLAIDIPAGMQVPVTMTVMRGPVEYNYDGLEIMLTSACDEQIFAMSSFSVHYEVPCSEVQMAAPTNNWLVTSENPDSIYVTLNGYDRLNPDFQDIRFQYRIVPSALNTFGVLMDGNKLMINPDLYEKVGTPIKPPKENIVQSDGTITGLLDNPWINARVIPKAELPTDQNYMTFIWVVTPDVVMDGVYEIRAISTCFAQSINGSSAIIRGRIDRTPPSLLGSTEPVDGVLGPDDQIIARFNENIDCAALHPLLNVHLINSGTGLEIDKTISCLNNTVIVTPNVQNRFLENQVLKLSFTDDGSSPASAVRDVYGNRIPNSLNYEFYVDRNSMRWSDPTFQTIANEGQPITFTRQILNIGTFAQSYTLDGLPSWLTATPVNAIIPAGFTQEVTFTISPQLTGGFYKDTIFASTANGEEDLLLNFRLLCATPAWSVNHANYQYSMNVDARLFVDGEVSTDGYDMVAAFVGSEVRGVGNVAYVPAATDSEKYQVFLTIYSNTTQGEQLTFKVWDASTCRELGFVEEAYSFLADAVYGRPDNPVRLTATSQVAQKLPLNQGWTWFSLNLQASNMGVNSLLNSVAPTTNDIIKSQTSFSQYAQGLGWVGTLSTLNTKSMYQAKLSAADTIDYIGYPLNLFASTIPVVQGWNWIAYQPQTGYEVNHALSQLHPLNGNLIKSQTAYAMYVAGYGWVGSLTFMSPKQGFLYKSLNADSLMYPPPAVASKISPQQSEKEFVPLAMNGWTYDPYQFQFNMPVTGVVQKDETEISDNEDLVGAFVNGECRGVAQALYIEPMNKHMFFMLVYSNISSGETIEFRFLDASNGTTYALAEELPFSQDGMVGTVSSPFVWKVSHPLAVSNGKELPSEFGLSQNYPNPFNPTTVISYQLPVDSWVTLKVYNVLGEEVATLVDGLQVAGYRYHEWNATSSNGQPLPSGIYFYKMTAGGLSNTFTPTYSETRKLMLLR from the coding sequence ATGAAAAACAAGAATAAGTTTTTGCAGTGGATGAACGCTCGACTATTATTCGGTTCCTTACAGTGTTGTCTCGGATTCTTCCTGGTTCTCACCTTTCTTTTTCCAAGGAATTCGACTGCACAATTATGCGACCCGAAATTCAGCGTTTCCAATCCAACCATATCCAACGGCGGCGCAAGCAAGATGCTCAACGATGACTATCAACTCGCGCTTACCATCGGACAATTTGTAACAGACACGGCGCGAAACGGTACATCGAAAAGCATTGCCTATGGTTTTTGGGGAACCATGCGCACCGAACCGCAGCCGCCGAATATCCGTGCAAGCGACGGCGACTTCGTTGACCATGTCGAAGTGCTGTTCGAGATTGTCCGGGACCCCATCGGTCCTCCCGTTACGGGAGAGACGATGAACCTGTACAGGAACAATGTCTTTCTTGCAACGCTTCCTGTTACGCAAACCGGCTACTCCGACTACAACACACAGCCGGGATATTTGTACAACTATGAACTCGTCGTCACCAATCGTTACGGGGCAAGCCGCAGAGGGAGCGATGTCGGTTTTGTCAATCCGAACGGAATAGTGACGGGACGAATTCAAACATCAATCCTCAAACCGGTTGATGAAGTGGAAGTGCGATTGTCTCCCACGCTCGGTTCTTCGCTCGGCTTTAACGGAACGAGCGACAGGATAGTTCTCACCGACAGCGCATACAATAATCTTTCATCGGGGACGATTGAACTGTGGGTGTACCTCGGTGAATATCAAAGCGGAACGCTCATTGCCAAGCAACACAAAGGCGGAGCGGCAAGCGGCGTTCTCTCCATAGGAAGTTATGCGGATGTGAACGGACAATTGCAATCCGGGAACGAGGGCTTTCTCTATTTCCACGGACACAACGGTGTTCCCGCCGCGGCGACTGTGAGCAATCTGAAGCTGAATAAATGGACACACATCGCCGTTACTTTCTCCACAACTGAATGTCGCTTCTATATTAATGGCGGATTGAACAACGTGGTGAGCGGCAATTATTCCATTCCGGATGATGTGCAACCGCTCGACCAAACAATTGTCAGAACGAACATCGGAAACTGGGAAGGGAAGAATAATTATTTCAAAGGGTATATGGATGATTTCCGGATTTGGAATACTATCCGTCCGCAAAAGACGATTCAGCAAAACATGAAACGAACGATGGGCGGTGATGAAGGCGGATTAGTCGCGTACTGGAAATTTGATGAAGGCGCAGGAACGAAGGCGTATGATTTATCGGTGAACAGGAACAAAGGAGAAATCTGCGGCGGCACATTTTCTTCGTTGTTCAAAGCACCGATTTATACAAGCGCGCTTTCCGATACGAACGGAAATTATTCCATCAAAGGAATTAATTACGGAAACGGAACAACGTTCTCGGCAATTCCTTCTAAGGAAACAATCATCGGACGCGCATTAGACCTTGATGGAGTGGATGACGAACTTTCAGCTCCTCCTGTCGGCGACACAGGTTTTTCACGCGGAACAATTGAAGCATGGATTTACCTGAACAGCAACGACGACGAACCGATTATTAATCTCAGGGTAGATGATGCAGTGACGAAGGGAATATTTTCTGTTGTGAATGGAAAGTTGCAGTTTACTTCCCAAGCCGGAACGACTGCTGAAAACGCGGCGACGTTCACGATGCAGGAATGGCATCATGTCGCGGTAACGTTTGATGAAAACGGTGTGCAGTTTTACGTTGATGGAGAAACCGGCTCAACAGTGAGTGGAAATTTTTCAATTGACGGCTCGAAAGATTTGGGAACGTTCACGCGAATCGCTTCGCTCGGAACAAGGTTCTTCAATGGAAGAATGGATGAACTCCGCGTGTGGAATGTCGTTCGCACACAGCAACAAATTCAGGCGAACATGAACGCGCCCATCGAAGGGCAACTCGCGGAACTCATCGCGTATTGGAAACTGAATGAAGGAGGCGGCAATACCGCAAGCGATGAATCGTTCAATACATACACCGCAATCATCGAGAATGCAGATAGTACGGTCTGGACAGATGAAATTCCGATTGAAGAAAAATTCGCTCACACATTTGCACCGGAAAGCAGAAGCGTTGCTCTTTCCCCGTCAAGTTCGCTCGTGAACGGAATAGACTTCACGGATAACTCGACGCTTTCGTTCACCGGCTTTGTGAAGTATGAAGGAACGAATTGCTTCGCCGAAGGGGTGGAAATTCTTATGGACGGAATATCAACTTCGCCCCAAACGTTTACCGGGAAGGACGGAAAGTTTATTATCGAGTTTGAACCCGGCTCAACACACAAAATCTATCCGAGATATAAAGAGCATAATTTCCTGCCGGCGTTTCTTGAGGTGAAGAACATCAAGCAACCGATTTTCTACACGCGTCCGTTTCTCAATCTGGAAAAACGAACCATCGAAGGATTCGTTGCGGGCGGAACGTGTAAACTTCCTATCGGAGTTTCGGAAGTGGAGATTGTCAGTGTGAACGGATGCATCAATGCTGTCGTTCAGACTGACCCGTTGAGCGGATACTACGTTGCAGGGAACTTACCTCCCATCAATTACAATGTATTTGTGCATCATCCGAATCCGGCAATTGCGTTTGATGGTGAACAGGTAAGCGTCGTTGATAGCAACATGGCGCACGATTTCATTTACCGCGCGCCGCTGGAAGTTCGCATCGAAAATATTCCGACAAACAATTGCGGCATGAAAGCAATTGATGAAGGAAAGAAAAAACTTGTTACATACAAAGTGTTTGAAACGTATGTGAACGGAGCTGAAATCAATGAGTGTCCGTTGGCAAGCGGCTTGGTTATCGTCATTGATAATCTAGGAAACATTCTCCGCACCGATACGCTCGAAATCGTTGCGGGCATCGCGAAAGATACAATCAAAGGCGGTACGCCCAACATTCTCAGCGGCGGCGACCATCCATATCAGAAAAATTTACAGGTGATTGCCATAGACGAATTGAACCGTCAGGTCTCATCGGAAGAGTGGTTGTACGTGTTCGGGGATAAAGCGAGACCGAATTTCTTCACGACAAAAACACCGCAAATTCCACTCTGGATTCTCCACGACCCGCCGGGAGACGAGAGTTACAGTTTCCTCACGCAAGACCAAACGATGACGAGTTCAATTAGTTTTTCCGCCGGGCGGGAAGAACTAAATGGCGGGTATGCCTCTGTTCACCTGGGCCCGAAAATTACAACATCCATCGGATTTATAGCAGAAACGGAACTCGAAGTTCAGGTCATTGCCGATTTCAATACAACAATATCGAACTCAATTCGACAAACATCTTCCACCGAGCAAACGTGGACAATGACAACTTCACAAACATTTTCCACTTCCGATAACGATGCCATTGTTGGCGGCGGCGGTGATGTATTCGTTGGAGGTGCGATGAATATGTTGTATGGTATTGCCGATATTCTTTCGCTCGATTCATTATGTCAGCCCGTTCTTACGTCCGATGCGATATTTATTCCTCAGGATTTTGCCACGACGTACATCTATACAGAAAGTCATATTCTGAACACGGTGATTCCTTCTCTGTATTTCCTTGGCGATACAACTTCCGCGCGGATGTGGGAGAAGGTCCTTCAAAATAATAACAACGCGAAAGCACAAGCACAGTTCATCAGGAACATCTCGTTCAGCGCGGGCGCGCCGTATGATAATTCGGAAATGACGGAACGTTCGATTACGCAAACGCTCGAAATGGAAATGAATTTCAATGAAGAATATGCCGTCGCGCTGGGATTCAAAATCAATGAAGTCGGAGTTGAAGGCGGTTACAACTGTGCAATTCAAACAACAACCGGTTCTTCTCAGTCTTCGTCTCAATCGAATGTGCAAACAACCGGCTATCATCTGGGCGATGATGATGCGGGAGATTATTTCACTGTGAACGTGAAGAAAGACCCAATTTATGGAACGCCGGTCTTTCAAGCGGTCTCCGGAGCGAGCAGTTGTCCGTGGGAAGAAAACACAGTGCCGCGTGAAGGAGTGGCAATCAATGTTTCGCCCAACATGCAAATCAATGTTCCTCCGGATGAACCTGCTGTCTTTACATTATCACTCGGCAACACAAGTCCGACAGGTGAAGATGCAACGTATAACATCAAAGTTGTTCAGGCAAGTAATCCTGATGGAGCGGTGATCGCGGTGAACGGAGTTATCATTGAGGATTTCCTCGCGATTGATATTCCTGCCGGAATGCAAGTACCGGTGACGATGACGGTGATGCGAGGTCCGGTTGAGTATAATTATGACGGATTGGAAATCATGCTCACCTCTGCGTGCGATGAACAAATCTTCGCAATGTCATCGTTCTCTGTCCACTACGAAGTGCCATGCAGTGAAGTGCAAATGGCGGCGCCGACAAACAACTGGTTGGTGACTTCCGAGAATCCTGATTCCATCTATGTAACGTTGAATGGATACGACAGGTTGAATCCTGATTTTCAGGACATTCGTTTTCAATATCGTATCGTTCCAAGTGCGTTGAATACATTTGGCGTGTTGATGGACGGAAACAAACTGATGATCAATCCCGATTTGTATGAGAAAGTTGGAACGCCGATCAAACCACCAAAAGAAAATATTGTTCAGAGCGATGGAACAATTACCGGGCTGTTAGATAATCCGTGGATAAACGCACGGGTAATTCCGAAAGCCGAACTGCCGACTGACCAAAACTATATGACATTTATCTGGGTTGTTACGCCCGATGTTGTCATGGATGGCGTGTATGAAATCAGGGCAATCTCGACCTGCTTTGCTCAGTCAATCAACGGCTCGTCTGCAATTATTCGCGGGCGCATTGACAGAACTCCGCCATCGCTTCTCGGCTCGACAGAACCTGTGGATGGTGTTCTTGGTCCCGATGACCAAATCATCGCTCGCTTCAATGAGAACATTGATTGCGCTGCATTGCATCCGTTGTTGAATGTTCATCTCATCAATTCAGGAACGGGCTTGGAGATTGATAAGACGATTAGTTGTCTCAATAACACAGTCATCGTCACACCGAATGTCCAAAATCGTTTCCTCGAAAATCAAGTGTTGAAATTATCCTTCACCGATGATGGAAGTTCGCCCGCGTCTGCCGTTCGTGATGTGTATGGAAATCGCATTCCGAATTCACTCAATTATGAATTCTACGTTGATAGAAATTCGATGCGATGGAGCGACCCGACATTCCAAACGATTGCAAACGAAGGGCAACCGATTACTTTCACGCGGCAAATCCTGAACATCGGAACATTCGCACAAAGTTATACGCTTGATGGTCTTCCATCATGGTTGACGGCAACTCCGGTGAACGCAATCATTCCCGCCGGATTCACACAGGAAGTAACGTTTACTATCAGCCCGCAACTGACAGGCGGTTTCTACAAAGACACAATCTTTGCAAGCACGGCAAACGGCGAAGAAGATTTATTGCTCAACTTCAGATTGCTCTGTGCGACGCCTGCGTGGTCAGTCAATCATGCGAATTATCAGTACTCGATGAATGTTGATGCACGGTTGTTTGTTGATGGAGAAGTATCAACGGACGGATACGATATGGTTGCGGCATTTGTCGGAAGCGAAGTACGCGGCGTTGGAAATGTTGCGTATGTTCCCGCTGCTACTGACTCGGAAAAATATCAGGTGTTCCTGACAATCTACAGTAATACAACACAGGGGGAACAACTCACATTCAAAGTGTGGGATGCTTCTACTTGTCGCGAACTGGGATTTGTCGAAGAAGCATATTCATTTTTGGCAGATGCGGTGTATGGGAGACCGGACAATCCGGTTCGGCTCACGGCGACAAGTCAGGTTGCTCAAAAACTTCCGTTGAATCAGGGATGGACGTGGTTCTCTCTCAATCTTCAGGCATCGAACATGGGAGTGAATTCACTGCTCAATTCCGTTGCGCCGACAACGAACGACATCATCAAAAGTCAAACATCGTTCAGTCAGTACGCGCAAGGGTTGGGTTGGGTCGGTACGTTGAGTACGCTCAATACGAAATCCATGTATCAGGCGAAACTCTCGGCGGCAGATACGATTGACTACATCGGTTATCCTTTGAATCTGTTCGCAAGCACTATTCCCGTTGTGCAAGGATGGAACTGGATTGCGTATCAACCGCAGACCGGTTACGAAGTCAATCATGCGCTGTCGCAACTGCATCCGCTCAATGGAAATCTGATTAAGAGTCAGACAGCGTACGCGATGTATGTCGCGGGGTATGGTTGGGTTGGAAGTCTTACGTTCATGAGCCCGAAGCAGGGATTCCTGTACAAGTCGTTGAATGCTGATTCATTGATGTATCCTCCGCCGGCTGTTGCTTCGAAAATTTCTCCTCAACAATCGGAGAAAGAATTTGTTCCGCTTGCAATGAACGGCTGGACATACGACCCGTATCAATTCCAGTTCAATATGCCGGTGACCGGTGTTGTGCAAAAAGATGAAACGGAAATTTCTGATAATGAAGACCTTGTTGGTGCGTTTGTGAACGGAGAGTGCCGCGGCGTTGCACAAGCGTTGTACATCGAACCGATGAACAAACATATGTTCTTCATGCTTGTGTACAGCAATATTTCATCGGGCGAAACAATCGAGTTCCGCTTCCTTGATGCGAGCAACGGAACTACCTACGCACTGGCAGAAGAACTTCCGTTCTCGCAGGATGGAATGGTTGGAACGGTGAGTTCTCCGTTTGTCTGGAAAGTATCTCATCCGCTTGCTGTTAGTAACGGGAAAGAATTGCCATCGGAATTCGGACTGAGTCAGAACTATCCCAATCCATTTAACCCGACGACAGTTATCAGTTATCAGTTACCGGTTGATTCGTGGGTGACGCTGAAAGTGTATAACGTGCTTGGCGAGGAAGTTGCGACGCTTGTTGACGGGTTACAGGTTGCAGGTTACCGGTATCATGAATGGAATGCGACGAGTAGTAACGGACAGCCGCTTCCGTCGGGAATATATTTCTATAAGATGACTGCCGGGGGTCTTTCGAATACGTTCACTCCAACATATTCGGAAACAAGGAAACTTATGTTATTGAGGTAG